From Megalobrama amblycephala isolate DHTTF-2021 linkage group LG24, ASM1881202v1, whole genome shotgun sequence, the proteins below share one genomic window:
- the LOC125260326 gene encoding uncharacterized protein LOC125260326 encodes MFTTTPFPKCEHQDKTSRDNKKWFEKGSVSIRKVEKVTCNKRVLKDFEKLSHHFQTSTLEAFHSLVIRFAPKNVVFFYIGMLCRLYLAAMHYNENAQRPQTTTKQGEAVFKIAFPKSKQGECTAKPVKTDPTFNYVDDLMSLLLHEVIVDPTPYVEELHQITIPPPLSSEFEKPCKEDVIARHVSRFSQGVAGIQRTVQLDQETPGVSGELHKTG; translated from the exons ATGTTCACGACAACCCCGTTTCCTAAATGTGAACACCAAGACAAGACTTCAAGGGATAACAAAAAATGGTTTGAAAAAG GGTCAGTGTCAATCCGCAAAGTGGAGAAAGTAACGTGCAACAAGAGAGTTCTCAAGGACTTTGAGAAACTCAGTCACCACTTTCAAACGTCGACACTGGAGGCATTCCACAGCCTGGTTATTCGTTTTGCACCCAAAAACGTAGTTTTCTTTTATATAGGAATGTTGTGCAG GTTGTATCTCGCAGCCATGCACTACAATGAGAATGCCCAGCGTCCAcagacaacaacaaaacaaggaGAGGCTGTTTTCAAAATCGCTTTTCCGAAGTCAAAACAAGGGGAATGCACAGCCAAGCCTGTGAAAACAGACCCAACATTTA ACTATGTTGATGACCTGATGAGTCTTCTACTACACGAAGTCATTGTGGACCCAACACCATATGTAGAAGAACTACATCAGATCACCATTCCACCTCCCCTGTCATCAGAGTTTGAAAAACCCTGCAAGGAAGATGTCATTGCCCGCCATGTTTCTCGGTTTAGTCAAGGGGTGGCCGGAATCCAACGTACTGTCCAGCTGGATCAGGAAACTCCTGGCGTATCCGGTGAACTACACAAGACGGGATGA